The nucleotide window GATGAAGGCACTCACCGAGATCAACACCAAGGCCTTCACCAAGTCGACCGAGCAACAGCAGGCCCTCGTGACTAACCTGAGCGAAGGCTGCGCCCACCAAATCCAGCTGGCCACTGAGTCTAAAGGGCATGCGGAGCTGTTGTCCGGCCAGGCCGAACTGGCAGCCAAGCAGCGTGAAAAGCTGCTCGCCATCGTCAGCGATACGGCCAGTGTGCTCGAAGCTGCCAGAGCCGAACTCACCGCTTGGGTGGAAAAAGGCTTCGAAGCCGTGACTCAGCCCTTGAGCAAGGTCGCGGGTGCGAAGCAGGCTGCGTAACCAATACTCATCGCCGGCGCGTGTTCTGCCGGTATCCCACGAAGGTGGGATACCGGCTTTTCCCCACCGAGCTTGTTTTTACTTTATTAAACAAAAATGCTTATGTTGGATCATTGATTTTTCACGGAGGGCGAATGAGGTCGACTTCGTGAACAATACAGGATGTATATCCAGCCTTCTCACTCGTCTCCTCAACCGACTGCCTCAACACCGTTCTGTCCAAATTCTAGATCGGGCCCAGCTCATGCGGACTGGCGTCGACGGATGGGATGTCTCACCGTGATCAGCTGAGTGTGCATTAGTGTTGACCGGCGCACTTGGAACGATCGCGGGACGCAGCTTGGCATTGTGCGCGAGCAACGCCATGGAAGCGGATCAGATGCAACCGCGGACGGGGAACCAGCGCGGCGAGGCGTTGCAAAACTAATTGCATAATATGAGATTTTCGCAATATATGCACCTGGGCTCAAAGCCGCAAGCGTACGTGGGCGCGAGATCGTTGCGTAAACGGTCGTTTGCGCACCGCCCGCAACGCGATTCTCTGTGAGGGGCAGTCGTCGTTCCCACAGTCAGACGACTGAGCGGCGGTATTATTGAACACGTTACCAAGGTGGGAAGAAATGGGTAAAGTTATTTGTGTACTTTACGACGACCCCGTAGATGGCTACCCGAAATCCTATGCCCGTGACGATGTTCCCAAGCTGGAACGTTATCCCGACGGCCAGACCTTGCCGACCCCAAAGAACATCGATTTCAAGCCCGGGGAGCTCTTGGGCTGTATCTCCGGTGAACTCGGGCTGCGTAAATTTCTCGAGGATCAAGGTCACACGCTGCTCGTAACCTCGGACAAGGATGGCCCCGACTCCGTGTTCGAAAGAGAACTACCGGAGGCGGACATTGTTATCTCACAGCCGTTCTGGCCCGCTTACCTGACGGCGGAGAGGATTGCCAAGGCGCCAAAACTGAAGCTGGCGGTTACTGCGGGGATCGGCTCGGATCATGTCGATCTGCAGGCCGCGATCGAGCGGGGTATCACGGTGGCCGAAGTCACCTACTGCAATAGCATCAGCGTATCTGAGCACGTGGTGATGATGATCCTGTCATTGGTACGCAATTACATTCCGTCCTACCAGTGGGTTGTCAATAAGGGTTGGAATATCGCCGACTGTGTCTCGCGGTCCTACGATCTGGAGGGGATGGAAGTGGGAACGGTTGCCGCCGGCATTGGATTGGCGGTTCTAAGGCGGCTGAAGCCATTTGATGTCAAACTGCACTACACGGACCGGCACCGGCTCCCGCAGGATGTCGAGAAGG belongs to Pseudomonadota bacterium and includes:
- a CDS encoding phasin family protein; its protein translation is MKALTEINTKAFTKSTEQQQALVTNLSEGCAHQIQLATESKGHAELLSGQAELAAKQREKLLAIVSDTASVLEAARAELTAWVEKGFEAVTQPLSKVAGAKQAA